A genomic stretch from Candidatus Methanomassiliicoccus intestinalis Issoire-Mx1 includes:
- a CDS encoding ATP-binding protein, protein MTSDEFENSNEEMVSNETSYEGGSIKELDPNTIAKWEAFFLGTEYIQQMREIADGYPDKRSVLVNFADLDMFDTDLAAQFLEHPDLTLISGKRAMKNLMHQEMREADINLRVNNLPRDAHVEIRDLRAKHVGKVISVEGLVRKATEVRPKITDALFQCKRCGRIIKEEQSGLLFKEPMECYKEQDGCGRSAGATKFVLLTEESRFVDTQKVEIQESPEGLRGGAQPERLTGYLEDDAAGMVAPGDRVTLNGILRSVQKMQQNKSTIFDISLDVISVESQRHEYEELDITNEDIEAIEEAAKSPQLFENIVASISPTIFGYDVEKECLALQLFGGVPKTLDDGTKIRGDIHILLIGDPGVAKCVTGDTLVTLADNTCRPIKEIVDEAIANGNVEKIDDGFSAPIDLDVITFSAHGRMEKGKAIRVWKRTAPEKLVKITTESGRQLTVTPTHPLFTQYAVRIRAVPVSNIPVGTPVGAYTGSMIPREDQYPWEAGFCYDVITNKEEIPAEEEWVYDLEIEESHNFITNGLISHNSQMLRYMSRLAPRGIYASGKSSSAAGLCIAPDSTITVNESQIKIGEFVETHMHCPVEIKDGQWIEKIPENYYIDAVIDGKKVHQKLEAIWKIKTPSFLVELEESDGYKIRLTAETKIMVCGEDNWCCAADVKAGMNAPFVDPESGRIFESPIVSVNKVWDDLPEYVYDLTVQDSHTFIANGFSVHNTAAAVKDDFGEGRWTLEAGALVLADLGQACIDELDKMTDQDRSSMHEAMESQTISVAKAGITATLQCRCSLLGAANPKYGRFEEHQYIADQINMPPALLSRFDLIFALTDKPSAEKDKNITNHILKAHRRGQVRKYNDDIPFIEGVDTEKILSDTSTMKPIFERDFFRKYVAYSKRINPIMSDEAMKTISDYYLRIRKQGEAEGASVPITARQLEAFVRLSEASARARLSTLVTVEDAQRAVNAVEYYLHKIAGEGETLDFDIVATGISHSQREQQTILKDIIKKAVADADPRKGVSQEDIIKLAAGSNIDDTRVKNLLKRMTQGGELYSPTPGYFKIV, encoded by the coding sequence TTGACTAGCGATGAGTTTGAAAATTCCAATGAAGAAATGGTCTCAAACGAGACCTCATATGAGGGGGGATCAATAAAAGAGTTGGATCCCAACACAATTGCCAAATGGGAGGCGTTTTTTCTTGGAACGGAATATATCCAGCAGATGCGTGAAATCGCTGACGGATATCCTGATAAAAGAAGCGTGCTGGTCAATTTTGCCGATCTCGATATGTTCGATACGGATCTGGCCGCCCAGTTTCTTGAACATCCTGATTTGACGCTTATCTCAGGCAAGAGGGCAATGAAGAACCTCATGCATCAGGAGATGCGCGAGGCTGACATTAACCTGAGAGTAAACAATCTTCCCCGCGATGCCCATGTGGAAATCAGGGATCTCAGGGCAAAGCATGTCGGCAAGGTAATCTCTGTAGAGGGTTTAGTCAGAAAGGCTACTGAAGTGAGGCCTAAAATCACAGATGCTCTGTTCCAGTGTAAAAGATGCGGTCGGATTATCAAGGAAGAGCAGAGCGGGCTTCTGTTCAAAGAACCGATGGAATGCTACAAAGAACAGGACGGCTGCGGAAGAAGCGCCGGTGCTACAAAATTTGTACTTTTGACTGAGGAGAGCCGCTTTGTAGACACACAGAAGGTCGAAATCCAGGAGAGCCCTGAAGGTTTGAGGGGAGGAGCCCAGCCGGAACGTCTGACAGGATATCTGGAAGACGATGCTGCGGGAATGGTGGCTCCAGGCGACAGGGTAACTCTCAACGGCATTCTCCGTTCAGTTCAGAAAATGCAGCAGAACAAATCAACGATTTTTGATATCTCCCTGGATGTAATTTCTGTAGAGTCGCAGCGTCATGAATATGAAGAACTCGACATCACGAATGAGGATATTGAAGCTATAGAAGAGGCTGCAAAATCACCTCAGCTGTTTGAGAATATAGTGGCTTCCATTTCTCCGACTATCTTTGGATATGATGTTGAAAAGGAATGTCTTGCTCTCCAGCTTTTCGGCGGAGTCCCCAAAACTCTGGATGACGGGACTAAAATCAGAGGGGATATCCACATCCTGCTGATCGGAGACCCTGGTGTAGCTAAATGTGTCACTGGTGATACTTTAGTAACTCTGGCTGACAATACATGCAGGCCGATTAAGGAGATTGTCGATGAGGCCATTGCTAATGGAAATGTGGAAAAGATCGATGACGGATTTTCTGCCCCTATCGATCTGGATGTGATTACCTTCTCTGCACACGGCAGAATGGAAAAAGGAAAGGCCATACGGGTCTGGAAGCGCACTGCTCCTGAAAAGTTAGTTAAAATCACAACTGAAAGCGGGAGACAGCTGACCGTCACTCCCACACACCCTTTGTTTACGCAGTATGCTGTCCGTATCAGAGCGGTACCTGTATCTAACATTCCTGTCGGTACCCCTGTCGGAGCTTACACAGGTTCAATGATCCCCCGTGAAGATCAATACCCCTGGGAAGCAGGTTTCTGTTATGATGTCATAACCAACAAAGAAGAGATTCCTGCTGAAGAGGAATGGGTATATGATCTTGAAATTGAAGAAAGCCACAATTTCATTACCAATGGTTTAATCTCTCACAACAGCCAGATGCTGAGATATATGTCCAGGCTGGCTCCGAGAGGCATATATGCTTCAGGAAAGTCATCATCCGCAGCAGGTCTCTGTATTGCGCCTGACAGCACTATAACTGTAAACGAATCTCAGATTAAGATCGGGGAATTTGTTGAAACACATATGCACTGTCCAGTGGAAATCAAAGATGGGCAGTGGATAGAAAAAATCCCTGAAAACTATTACATTGATGCCGTTATTGACGGAAAAAAAGTCCATCAGAAATTGGAGGCCATATGGAAAATTAAGACCCCTTCATTTCTTGTGGAACTTGAAGAATCTGACGGATATAAAATTCGTCTGACGGCAGAAACCAAGATCATGGTCTGCGGCGAGGACAATTGGTGCTGCGCGGCAGACGTTAAAGCGGGAATGAATGCTCCCTTCGTAGATCCGGAAAGCGGCAGGATTTTCGAGTCTCCCATCGTTTCAGTCAACAAGGTCTGGGACGATCTTCCTGAGTATGTGTATGATCTTACTGTGCAGGACAGCCATACTTTCATAGCAAACGGGTTTTCTGTGCACAATACCGCTGCTGCGGTGAAAGATGACTTCGGAGAGGGAAGATGGACTCTTGAAGCCGGTGCTCTGGTTCTTGCTGATTTAGGGCAGGCCTGCATTGATGAATTGGATAAGATGACCGATCAGGATAGGTCGTCTATGCACGAAGCCATGGAAAGCCAGACTATATCAGTGGCTAAAGCCGGAATTACTGCAACTCTGCAGTGCCGCTGTTCTCTGCTTGGTGCCGCCAATCCTAAATACGGCAGATTTGAGGAGCATCAGTACATCGCAGATCAGATCAACATGCCGCCTGCACTTCTGTCCAGATTTGATTTGATATTTGCTCTGACTGACAAGCCTTCAGCAGAGAAGGACAAGAACATTACTAATCATATTCTGAAAGCCCACCGCCGCGGTCAGGTTAGAAAGTATAACGATGATATTCCGTTTATTGAAGGCGTTGATACAGAAAAGATTCTCAGCGACACTTCGACCATGAAGCCTATCTTTGAAAGAGACTTTTTCAGAAAATATGTTGCATATTCTAAAAGAATCAATCCGATCATGAGCGATGAGGCCATGAAGACAATTTCTGATTATTATCTCAGGATCAGAAAACAGGGTGAAGCTGAAGGCGCCTCCGTGCCGATCACCGCCAGGCAGCTCGAAGCCTTTGTCCGTCTGTCTGAGGCAAGCGCCAGGGCCAGGCTTTCCACGCTTGTTACCGTGGAGGATGCCCAGAGAGCTGTCAACGCTGTTGAATATTATCTGCATAAAATTGCCGGTGAAGGAGAGACGCTGGACTTTGATATCGTAGCTACCGGCATAAGCCACTCTCAGAGGGAACAGCAGACCATTCTTAAGGATATAATCAAGAAAGCGGTGGCAGACGCAGACCCGAGAAAAGGTGTAAGCCAGGAAGACATTATTAAATTGGCTGCAGGCAGCAATATTGACGATACCAGAGTTAAAAATCTGCTCAAAC
- a CDS encoding DUF367 family protein, with protein MIVNLYVYDEHQCDPKKCTGRKLMKFNLAQEIASLRRIPHGAVVLTPYAEKAISREDTKTALAHGLVVMDMSWNQINDFPKLRSDLQQRALPYLLAANPVNWGKPLKLSSVEALAASLYIMGIKEQAVQILSKFSWGEQFIKLNQEPLDCYADARTSAEVVKVQMEFVPPERSE; from the coding sequence GTGATTGTAAATCTGTACGTTTATGACGAGCATCAGTGCGATCCCAAAAAGTGTACTGGCAGAAAACTGATGAAATTTAATTTAGCTCAGGAAATCGCATCTCTGAGAAGAATACCGCACGGTGCAGTAGTACTCACCCCTTATGCTGAAAAGGCGATCTCCCGTGAAGATACCAAGACTGCGCTTGCACACGGCTTGGTGGTTATGGACATGTCCTGGAACCAGATCAATGACTTTCCAAAACTGAGGAGTGATCTGCAGCAGCGTGCGCTTCCTTATCTTCTGGCTGCTAATCCTGTTAACTGGGGAAAGCCTCTGAAACTCTCAAGCGTGGAGGCTTTAGCGGCTTCATTATATATTATGGGAATAAAGGAACAGGCTGTTCAGATACTCTCAAAATTCAGCTGGGGAGAACAGTTTATCAAATTGAACCAGGAGCCTCTGGACTGCTATGCCGATGCAAGAACAAGCGCGGAAGTAGTCAAGGTGCAGATGGAGTTTGTACCTCCTGAACGATCTGAATAA
- a CDS encoding M20 family metallo-hydrolase, with protein MQSKKELIETAQNCQKQMVDELTAMLRIPAMGPENGGDGEGRRADHLENLLKSWNLPVERIEIEDERLGTRPNLLSRIKGKEERTIWLVAHMDTVSPGNLNSWDSDPFEPVVKNGKVYGRGSEDNGQSVISSIFALKILSELEEAPEQSYGVVLVADEEAGSLYGIRPLIEQGCFRKEDVFFVPDFGEATGSSIEMMEKSIIWLKASVKGKQVHASVPNRGTNALVEGSKFILALRDALYAHFNLSDSAYNYEISTFEPTKRENEEGSINIIPEVENVFFDIRLLPEYSIEECVSFAEEFAAEYSKKNNINAAVENVRVDPAGPPSTTENREFSVLKDSIREVINVDAKAIGIGGQTCANWFRKAGYSAYAWQTVEGLAHQTNEYSKIENIVNDSAVFVLTIYELCFRAA; from the coding sequence ATGCAGTCTAAAAAAGAACTTATTGAAACCGCACAGAATTGTCAAAAACAGATGGTAGACGAACTGACTGCAATGCTGAGAATCCCAGCCATGGGACCGGAAAACGGCGGAGACGGGGAAGGCAGACGCGCAGACCACCTGGAGAATCTGCTAAAATCATGGAACCTGCCTGTAGAAAGAATAGAGATTGAAGACGAAAGGCTAGGAACAAGACCGAATCTTCTCAGCAGAATAAAAGGAAAAGAAGAAAGGACGATATGGCTGGTAGCCCACATGGATACTGTATCCCCTGGAAATCTGAATTCCTGGGACAGTGATCCGTTTGAGCCTGTAGTAAAAAACGGAAAGGTCTACGGCAGAGGCTCTGAAGATAATGGGCAGTCTGTAATCTCATCAATATTCGCCTTAAAAATTCTCTCAGAGCTTGAAGAAGCACCAGAGCAGTCATACGGAGTTGTTCTGGTTGCAGATGAAGAAGCCGGCTCGCTTTACGGCATAAGGCCGCTGATAGAACAGGGCTGTTTTAGAAAAGAAGATGTATTTTTTGTTCCAGACTTCGGCGAAGCGACTGGTTCAAGCATAGAGATGATGGAAAAATCGATAATCTGGCTGAAAGCCTCTGTCAAAGGCAAACAAGTCCATGCATCGGTTCCCAACAGAGGAACAAATGCACTGGTCGAGGGATCAAAATTCATTCTTGCCCTCAGAGACGCGCTGTACGCTCATTTCAATCTGAGCGATTCAGCATACAATTATGAAATTTCCACGTTTGAACCTACTAAGAGAGAAAATGAAGAGGGCAGCATAAATATCATTCCAGAAGTAGAGAATGTATTCTTTGACATCAGGCTTCTTCCTGAATATTCCATCGAAGAATGTGTATCATTTGCAGAAGAGTTTGCTGCTGAATACTCTAAGAAAAATAACATAAATGCAGCAGTTGAGAATGTCCGCGTAGATCCTGCAGGACCTCCTTCCACAACAGAAAACAGAGAATTCTCAGTCTTAAAAGATTCAATACGCGAAGTCATCAACGTAGATGCAAAAGCAATAGGCATAGGCGGTCAGACGTGCGCCAACTGGTTCAGAAAAGCAGGATACAGCGCATATGCATGGCAAACGGTTGAAGGTCTGGCACATCAGACAAATGAATATTCAAAAATAGAGAATATTGTAAACGACTCTGCAGTGTTTGTACTGACAATATATGAGTTATGTTTCAGAGCGGCTTAA
- the ftsY gene encoding signal recognition particle-docking protein FtsY, with protein sequence MFDSLKKKLSALKSKESERIDELEESEEPDTSIPEEPVEEPKKKAPKTTAKSKSDDDDLLDDDFWDDEAFWKNDKFFEDAPEDEDDFEEDIIPEKPAPKPAPKQPVKKESPLPEEKPAAEKPALEEPKRARASIFERRSKQEAPKQKEAAPQETKEVRPEPVKQVEVQPEPVKPEPAPVVKQTEEVKPAPVKNVEVQPPAEPEARSVDESKKGFFSKRGEKKHEAPVAASVSKNAKSIDKDDIESILWDLEIGLLESDVALPVIDAIKEGVQQVLSERKVERGENLGDIVEEALKSAIGSVLQSNEFDFDKFIDDSDKPAVVMFVGINGTGKTTSIAKLANRLQKSGRTVVLAASDTFRAGAIEQLTIHSDNLGVKIIKHQSGADPAAVAYDAVEHAKSKHKDVVLVDTAGRMQTNSNLMDEMKKIKRVVKPNLVIFVGDALAGNDAVEQAKAFNDAIGLDAIILTKIDADAKGGAALSIAHSIGKPIAFMSMGQEYEDIIKFDSEWMLERLFSD encoded by the coding sequence GTGTTCGATTCGCTTAAGAAGAAACTCTCAGCTCTAAAGAGCAAGGAATCAGAGCGGATCGATGAACTTGAGGAATCTGAAGAACCAGATACTTCCATTCCAGAGGAGCCTGTGGAAGAACCTAAGAAAAAGGCTCCCAAAACAACTGCCAAGTCCAAATCGGACGATGACGATCTTTTAGATGATGATTTTTGGGATGACGAAGCATTCTGGAAGAACGACAAGTTTTTTGAAGACGCTCCAGAAGACGAAGATGATTTTGAAGAAGATATTATACCTGAAAAACCAGCTCCGAAACCAGCTCCCAAACAGCCAGTGAAGAAAGAGAGTCCTCTGCCTGAAGAAAAACCGGCAGCTGAGAAGCCTGCACTCGAGGAGCCGAAACGTGCCAGGGCATCTATCTTTGAAAGACGCTCAAAGCAGGAAGCTCCAAAACAGAAGGAAGCAGCACCTCAAGAGACAAAAGAAGTCAGGCCTGAACCAGTAAAACAGGTTGAAGTCCAGCCTGAACCGGTAAAGCCTGAACCTGCACCGGTTGTAAAGCAGACCGAAGAAGTCAAGCCTGCACCAGTAAAGAATGTTGAAGTCCAGCCGCCTGCAGAACCAGAGGCAAGATCTGTTGACGAATCCAAAAAGGGCTTTTTCTCCAAACGCGGAGAGAAAAAACACGAAGCGCCGGTTGCTGCTTCAGTGTCTAAGAATGCAAAATCAATAGACAAAGACGATATTGAAAGCATTCTCTGGGATCTGGAAATAGGTTTACTGGAATCTGATGTGGCTCTGCCTGTGATTGATGCAATCAAGGAAGGTGTCCAGCAGGTTCTGTCTGAAAGAAAGGTTGAGCGCGGAGAAAACCTCGGTGATATTGTTGAAGAGGCCTTGAAAAGCGCTATCGGAAGCGTTCTTCAGTCCAATGAATTTGACTTTGACAAGTTTATTGATGACAGCGACAAACCGGCTGTGGTAATGTTCGTAGGCATCAACGGGACAGGAAAAACCACTTCCATCGCGAAACTGGCAAATCGTCTGCAGAAATCAGGCAGGACTGTTGTTTTAGCAGCCTCTGATACATTCCGTGCAGGTGCGATCGAACAGCTTACAATCCATTCTGACAATCTCGGCGTCAAGATAATCAAGCATCAGTCAGGAGCCGATCCTGCAGCTGTAGCTTATGATGCTGTTGAGCATGCCAAGTCAAAACACAAAGATGTGGTTCTTGTCGATACGGCAGGCAGAATGCAGACAAACTCCAACCTTATGGATGAAATGAAGAAAATCAAACGTGTTGTCAAACCGAATCTTGTTATATTCGTGGGAGACGCGTTAGCCGGCAACGATGCAGTAGAGCAGGCCAAGGCATTCAACGATGCCATCGGACTCGATGCCATTATTCTCACAAAGATTGACGCCGATGCTAAAGGCGGAGCCGCTTTGTCAATAGCTCATTCAATCGGAAAACCGATTGCCTTCATGAGCATGGGGCAGGAGTACGAAGACATAATCAAGTTTGACAGCGAATGGATGCTGGAGAGGCTGTTTTCAGATTAA
- the pfdA gene encoding prefoldin subunit alpha, producing the protein MNEDELRQAMSTLELYRNQLASIAENQQLIQVSVEELARARETFVQYKNAEPGSELLIPIGGSSFVFAKVEVNDKAIVGVGTGISMEKPIDEAIVLMEDRAKELMTSLETLVNRRMEIEAKAEELTYLVQQEISALNGQ; encoded by the coding sequence ATGAACGAAGACGAGCTGCGTCAGGCAATGTCCACCCTGGAGCTTTACCGCAATCAGCTGGCCAGCATTGCAGAAAATCAGCAGCTCATTCAAGTGTCTGTCGAAGAACTGGCAAGGGCACGCGAGACATTCGTTCAATATAAAAATGCAGAACCTGGTTCTGAACTTCTCATCCCTATCGGGGGAAGCTCCTTTGTGTTTGCCAAGGTTGAGGTCAACGACAAAGCAATTGTCGGAGTAGGAACCGGAATCTCTATGGAAAAGCCGATTGATGAAGCCATTGTACTGATGGAAGACAGGGCCAAAGAGCTCATGACTTCCCTTGAGACTTTAGTCAACCGCCGCATGGAAATAGAGGCTAAAGCTGAAGAGCTAACCTATCTGGTTCAGCAAGAGATTTCTGCATTGAATGGGCAGTGA
- the rpl18a gene encoding 50S ribosomal protein L18Ae, which translates to MNAYRAVGALKTGKFSWQKFSLELAADDEAQVTEQVYSNLGSRHKLKRQQIRIDEITLLDKDSITDITVQYLVGGAQ; encoded by the coding sequence ATGAACGCTTATCGTGCCGTTGGTGCATTAAAAACTGGAAAGTTCAGCTGGCAGAAATTCAGCCTTGAATTAGCCGCTGATGATGAAGCTCAGGTTACAGAGCAGGTATACTCCAATCTGGGCAGCCGCCACAAACTGAAGAGACAGCAGATCAGAATCGATGAAATTACACTTCTTGATAAAGACAGCATCACAGACATTACAGTCCAGTACCTCGTTGGAGGGGCGCAATGA
- a CDS encoding radical SAM protein yields the protein MKVLTAYYPDRKFPAFSVTGRNCRQRCSHCRGRFLKGMIPVTPEDLVSTAEKYYNQGAEGFLLSGGCDEHGRVPVMPFLNAIKKIKAETNLKINIHTGFLSRPEALELISAGIDCFSIDIVQDREVIKKCLNLDVSPHKYEETLEALEGSAKIVPHVCTGLQSAEGEQKSLELISKFEVSSIAVLGLIPARDSECSERMISFVSEAVKTGRPVTIGCMRPRGNVPLEISCVEAGASAMAAPNHKTLEILKERGWTVIEKSECCALF from the coding sequence ATGAAAGTTTTAACAGCATATTATCCAGACAGAAAATTTCCTGCATTTTCAGTAACGGGAAGAAACTGCAGGCAGCGATGCAGCCACTGCAGGGGCAGATTTCTGAAAGGCATGATCCCAGTAACTCCAGAAGATCTGGTTTCAACAGCTGAAAAATATTACAATCAAGGTGCAGAGGGATTCCTGCTCAGCGGCGGATGTGATGAGCACGGCAGAGTCCCGGTCATGCCGTTTCTGAATGCAATCAAGAAAATAAAGGCTGAAACAAATCTTAAAATCAATATACACACTGGATTTCTGAGCAGACCTGAAGCTTTGGAGCTCATATCAGCTGGAATTGACTGCTTTTCAATAGACATCGTTCAAGACAGGGAAGTTATCAAAAAATGCCTCAATCTTGATGTTTCTCCGCATAAATATGAAGAAACGCTGGAAGCACTGGAAGGATCGGCGAAAATTGTTCCTCACGTATGCACAGGACTGCAGTCTGCAGAAGGGGAGCAAAAATCCCTGGAACTGATATCAAAGTTTGAGGTGTCATCCATCGCAGTGCTGGGGCTGATTCCCGCCAGAGACAGTGAATGCAGCGAAAGAATGATTTCTTTCGTCTCAGAAGCGGTTAAGACAGGCAGACCGGTCACGATCGGCTGCATGAGGCCAAGAGGAAATGTACCGCTGGAGATCAGCTGCGTAGAAGCAGGAGCCTCGGCAATGGCTGCGCCGAACCATAAGACACTGGAGATTTTGAAAGAAAGGGGATGGACAGTTATAGAAAAGAGCGAATGCTGTGCATTATTCTAG